The following coding sequences are from one Carcharodon carcharias isolate sCarCar2 chromosome 13, sCarCar2.pri, whole genome shotgun sequence window:
- the ufd1l gene encoding ubiquitin recognition factor in ER-associated degradation protein 1 isoform X5, with protein sequence MNYGATEFAFNMFDQAIPHAFRNRFSTQYRCYSVSMFAGSDRSDVEKGGKIIMPPSALDQLSRLNITYPMLFKLTNRKTDRMTHCGVLEFVAEEGICYLPHWMMQNLLLEEGGLVQVESVNLMVATYSKFQPQAPDFLDITNPKAVLENALRNFACLTTGDVIAINYNEKIYELRVMETKPDKAVSIIECDMNVDFDAPLGYKEPERHYQPEDTSDIETDHTAFVPIDLGFRAFTGAGNRLDGKKKGVDPSPAQINPEDIKRGIPNYEFKIGKITFIRNSRPQPKRIEEVHI encoded by the exons ATGAATTATGGCGCGACTGAG TTCGCCTTCAATATGTTCGACCAGGCGATTCCGCATGCGTTTCGGAATCGGTTCTCAACACAGTACCGATGCTACTCAGTCTCTATGTTTGCAGGCAGCGATCGATCAGATGTAGAGAAAGGAGGGAAAA TAATAATGCCACCATCTGCTCTGGATCAACTAA GTCGCCTGAACATTACATATCCAATGCTTTTTAAACTTACTAACAGGAAAACTGATCGAATGACACACTGTGGCGTCCTGGAATTTGTGGCAGAGGAAGGGATCTGTTATCTGCCTCACTGG ATGATGCagaacctgctgctggaggaagGTGGCCTAGTCCAGGTTGAGAGCGTGAACCTCATGGTTGCCACTTACTCCAAATTTCAGCCACAGGCTCCAGACTTCCTGGATATCACCAACCCCAAAGCTGT ATTGGAAAATGCCTTGAGGAACTTCGCTTGCTTGACCACTGGTGATGTCATTGCTATCAACTACAATGAGAAG ATCTATGAGCTTCGGGTCATGGAAACAAAACCAGATAAAGCTGTTTCAATCATTGAATGTGATATGAAT GTAGATTTTGATGCTCCATTAGGGTATAAAGAGCCCGAGAGACATTACCAGCCTGAAGACACTTCG GATATTGAAACTGACCACACTGCTTTTGTGCCAATTGATTTAGGGTTCAGG GCATTTACTGGTGCTGGGAACCGGTTAGATGggaagaagaaaggagttgatcCCAGTCCAGCACAAATCAACCCAGAAGATATTAAAAG AGGAATCCCAAACTATGAGTTCAAAATAGGAAAAATCACCTTTATCAGGAATTCCCGACCACAGCCCAAACGAATAGAAGAG
- the ufd1l gene encoding ubiquitin recognition factor in ER-associated degradation protein 1 isoform X4 has product MNYGATEFAFNMFDQAIPHAFRNRFSTQYRCYSVSMFAGSDRSDVEKGGKIIMPPSALDQLSRLNITYPMLFKLTNRKTDRMTHCGVLEFVAEEGICYLPHWMMQNLLLEEGGLVQVESVNLMVATYSKFQPQAPDFLDITNPKAVLENALRNFACLTTGDVIAINYNEKIYELRVMETKPDKAVSIIECDMNVDFDAPLGYKEPERHYQPEDTSDIETDHTAFVPIDLGFRAFTGAGNRLDGKKKGVDPSPAQINPEDIKRGIPNYEFKIGKITFIRNSRPQPKRIEEDTGANRFIAFSGEGQSLRKKGRKP; this is encoded by the exons ATGAATTATGGCGCGACTGAG TTCGCCTTCAATATGTTCGACCAGGCGATTCCGCATGCGTTTCGGAATCGGTTCTCAACACAGTACCGATGCTACTCAGTCTCTATGTTTGCAGGCAGCGATCGATCAGATGTAGAGAAAGGAGGGAAAA TAATAATGCCACCATCTGCTCTGGATCAACTAA GTCGCCTGAACATTACATATCCAATGCTTTTTAAACTTACTAACAGGAAAACTGATCGAATGACACACTGTGGCGTCCTGGAATTTGTGGCAGAGGAAGGGATCTGTTATCTGCCTCACTGG ATGATGCagaacctgctgctggaggaagGTGGCCTAGTCCAGGTTGAGAGCGTGAACCTCATGGTTGCCACTTACTCCAAATTTCAGCCACAGGCTCCAGACTTCCTGGATATCACCAACCCCAAAGCTGT ATTGGAAAATGCCTTGAGGAACTTCGCTTGCTTGACCACTGGTGATGTCATTGCTATCAACTACAATGAGAAG ATCTATGAGCTTCGGGTCATGGAAACAAAACCAGATAAAGCTGTTTCAATCATTGAATGTGATATGAAT GTAGATTTTGATGCTCCATTAGGGTATAAAGAGCCCGAGAGACATTACCAGCCTGAAGACACTTCG GATATTGAAACTGACCACACTGCTTTTGTGCCAATTGATTTAGGGTTCAGG GCATTTACTGGTGCTGGGAACCGGTTAGATGggaagaagaaaggagttgatcCCAGTCCAGCACAAATCAACCCAGAAGATATTAAAAG AGGAATCCCAAACTATGAGTTCAAAATAGGAAAAATCACCTTTATCAGGAATTCCCGACCACAGCCCAAACGAATAGAAGAG GATACTGGGGCTAACAGGTTTATTGCCTTCTCCGGAGAAGGACAGTCTTTACGCAAGAAAGGAAGGAAACCTTAG